From one Actinomycetes bacterium genomic stretch:
- a CDS encoding DNA topoisomerase IV subunit B: MAASKSPTKKPTKKPTKKRTKKTASAKKAPAAKAPAKKPGRAKGDTNAGDSYDEKSIQLLEGLDAVRKRPGMYIGGTGSAGLHHLVWELIDNSVDEAAAGHANLVEVTLHRDGSVEVADNGRGIPTGKKDGKRTALEIVFTELHAGGKFGGGAYSSSGGLHGVGASVVNALASKLVAEVDRDGHTYRLAFVDRVPGKIAANGKFTAGSTLEKVKKIPARRTGTRVRFWPDFDVFDPGLAIDPEEVRQHAALVCFLVPGLKVRIVDKRPGGKSEEFVAKGGLADLVAMHPGTPVTEVITIHGTGTFEEKVPVDGKMTLVEREVTVDVALRWTNSFDSRIDSFVNTIPTSEGGTHVAGFDRALTKVCNELIVPNNRKLAKLAKTNKDRAEKADVQEGLVAAIKVTFPEPQFKGQTKQELGTPPIGSIVYDVVRNNFANWLEGGGRKTHINALRDKVTSAIVNRVSTKAALEARRKAANLTSAGRPDKLADCRKHGLDSELLIVEGDSAAGPAKAGRNAETMAVLPLRGKVVNASKSTMKQVIDNAEAQALFAAIGAGSGRDFNLDDARYGRIIVLCDADVDGSHIRCLLLTLFYHYMRPLLEQGRVFAAQPPLYTVKVGDDTIHAFSDDEKDEITSRLAKGGRKAENLQWVRFKGLGEMDVEELAVTCLDPETRILKRITMDDASEAASAADLFETLMGSDVARRRQYLLANSELVDRESLDV, encoded by the coding sequence ATGGCTGCGAGCAAGTCCCCCACCAAGAAGCCCACCAAGAAGCCCACCAAGAAGCGCACGAAGAAGACGGCGTCCGCGAAGAAGGCTCCCGCTGCGAAGGCCCCGGCGAAGAAGCCTGGCAGGGCCAAGGGCGACACCAATGCAGGTGACTCCTACGACGAGAAGTCGATCCAGCTCCTCGAGGGGCTCGACGCGGTACGCAAGCGTCCGGGCATGTACATCGGTGGCACCGGTTCCGCAGGGCTGCACCACCTCGTGTGGGAGTTGATCGACAACTCCGTCGATGAGGCTGCCGCGGGCCACGCCAACCTGGTCGAGGTGACACTTCACCGCGACGGCTCGGTCGAGGTGGCCGACAACGGCCGGGGCATTCCGACCGGCAAGAAGGACGGCAAGCGCACCGCGCTCGAGATCGTGTTCACCGAGTTGCACGCAGGCGGCAAGTTCGGAGGCGGGGCCTACTCCTCCTCCGGCGGACTGCACGGCGTCGGCGCCTCGGTCGTGAACGCGCTCGCATCGAAGCTGGTGGCGGAGGTCGACCGCGATGGCCACACCTACAGGTTGGCCTTTGTCGACCGTGTTCCCGGCAAGATCGCGGCCAACGGCAAGTTCACGGCCGGCTCCACGCTCGAGAAGGTCAAGAAGATCCCGGCGCGGCGCACCGGCACCCGCGTGAGGTTCTGGCCCGATTTCGACGTGTTCGACCCCGGCCTGGCCATCGACCCGGAGGAGGTGCGCCAGCACGCGGCCCTTGTGTGCTTCCTCGTGCCCGGGCTCAAGGTGCGCATCGTCGACAAGCGTCCGGGCGGGAAGTCGGAGGAGTTCGTGGCGAAGGGCGGGCTCGCTGACCTCGTGGCGATGCATCCCGGCACGCCGGTCACCGAAGTCATCACGATCCACGGAACCGGCACGTTCGAAGAGAAGGTGCCGGTGGATGGCAAGATGACCCTGGTGGAGCGCGAGGTAACCGTCGACGTGGCCCTCCGCTGGACCAACAGCTTCGACAGCCGCATAGACAGTTTCGTGAACACGATTCCCACCTCCGAGGGTGGCACCCACGTGGCGGGCTTCGACCGCGCCCTCACCAAGGTGTGCAACGAGCTGATCGTGCCCAACAACCGCAAGCTCGCGAAGCTCGCCAAGACCAACAAGGACCGCGCCGAGAAGGCTGATGTGCAGGAAGGCCTGGTGGCGGCGATCAAGGTCACGTTCCCGGAACCACAATTCAAGGGCCAGACCAAACAGGAGTTGGGCACCCCGCCGATCGGTTCGATCGTCTACGACGTGGTGCGCAACAACTTCGCCAACTGGCTCGAGGGCGGCGGCCGCAAGACCCACATCAACGCTCTGCGCGACAAGGTCACCTCCGCGATCGTCAATCGGGTCTCCACCAAGGCGGCGCTCGAGGCGCGCCGAAAGGCGGCCAACCTCACCTCGGCGGGGCGCCCCGACAAGCTCGCCGACTGCCGCAAGCATGGACTCGACTCGGAGTTGCTCATCGTCGAGGGCGACTCGGCGGCCGGGCCGGCCAAGGCCGGGCGCAACGCCGAAACCATGGCGGTGCTGCCGCTGCGGGGCAAGGTCGTCAATGCCTCGAAGTCCACGATGAAGCAGGTCATCGACAACGCCGAGGCGCAGGCGCTGTTCGCCGCGATCGGAGCCGGTTCAGGGCGGGACTTCAACCTCGACGATGCCCGCTACGGGCGGATCATCGTCCTGTGCGACGCGGACGTGGATGGCTCACACATCCGTTGCCTGCTGCTGACGCTCTTCTACCACTACATGCGACCGCTGCTCGAGCAAGGCCGGGTGTTCGCGGCCCAGCCACCGCTGTACACGGTGAAGGTGGGCGATGACACGATCCACGCCTTCTCCGACGATGAGAAGGACGAGATCACCAGCCGGCTCGCCAAGGGCGGCCGCAAGGCCGAGAACCTGCAGTGGGTGCGGTTCAAGGGCCTCGGCGAGATGGACGTGGAAGAACTCGCAGTCACATGCCTCGACCCCGAGACCCGTATCCTGAAGCGGATCACCATGGATGATGCGTCCGAAGCAGCCTCGGCAGCCGATCTGTTCGAGACGCTCATGGGCAGCGACGTCGCCCGCCGACGCCAGTACCTGCTTGCCAACAGCGAACTGGTCGACCGCGAGTCCCTGGACGTCTGA
- a CDS encoding DMT family transporter, whose translation MRSDPQGTRPMAAPGGAGSPLADHALAPVGAALAATGLWSIGNLIAVSAGLPGPQLAFWRTLFGAAVYGAIFVLRGGRYSVAAFRAAAVGGVAFGLSATLFFSALKHTTVASATVIAALQPVLLLPYSMRRLGEKVTAARILLILVAVSGTVIVVLGSSDNSGEWSLTGDLLAFAGTLVGCAYFVGTKSARETLGALEYQASALPTAAVVALCGALISGPGLQAPTLAALGAAMAMTLVPGSGHLLMSWSQKHLEVSTTSTIALGVTVLSSLGAVAVYDQSLEPLQVVGMAVVLVALAVFVRQTGRAAADPAEIAVVPGE comes from the coding sequence GTGCGATCCGACCCGCAGGGCACCCGCCCCATGGCTGCCCCGGGCGGGGCGGGGAGCCCACTGGCTGACCACGCGCTGGCACCGGTGGGGGCGGCGTTGGCGGCTACTGGGCTGTGGTCGATCGGCAACCTGATCGCTGTCAGTGCGGGCCTGCCCGGTCCCCAGCTGGCCTTCTGGCGCACGCTGTTCGGCGCGGCGGTCTACGGAGCGATCTTCGTGCTGCGCGGCGGTCGCTACAGCGTGGCTGCGTTTCGGGCAGCCGCGGTCGGAGGGGTCGCGTTTGGGTTGTCGGCGACGCTGTTCTTCAGCGCTCTCAAGCACACCACGGTCGCTTCCGCCACGGTCATCGCTGCCCTGCAGCCCGTACTCCTGTTGCCGTACTCGATGCGCCGCCTCGGTGAGAAGGTCACCGCCGCGCGCATCCTGCTGATCCTCGTGGCGGTCAGCGGCACCGTCATCGTGGTTCTCGGATCCTCGGACAACTCCGGCGAGTGGTCGCTCACCGGTGACCTGTTGGCATTTGCCGGCACGCTCGTGGGCTGCGCCTACTTCGTGGGCACCAAGAGTGCCCGCGAGACCCTGGGTGCGCTCGAGTACCAGGCCTCCGCCCTGCCGACCGCGGCGGTAGTCGCCCTTTGCGGCGCGTTGATCAGCGGTCCGGGTCTGCAGGCTCCGACGCTCGCCGCTCTGGGTGCAGCGATGGCCATGACGCTGGTGCCGGGGTCCGGACACCTGCTGATGTCGTGGTCACAGAAGCACCTGGAAGTCAGCACCACGTCCACCATCGCGCTCGGCGTCACGGTGCTCTCATCGCTGGGAGCGGTCGCGGTCTACGACCAGAGCCTCGAGCCATTGCAGGTCGTGGGCATGGCCGTTGTGCTCGTTGCATTGGCGGTGTTCGTCCGCCAGACCGGCCGCGCCGCAGCAGATCCAGCCGAGATCGCCGTGGTGCCAGGCGAGTAG
- a CDS encoding acyltransferase, with translation MATVSTTRNNRLIRIDAPALGHIPAFDGLRGVFVLLVVFYHAQLTPFLGGMPLVIDWFFVSSGFLITSLMLDERNKHGAVSLRNFYTRRVLRLFPAMYAMLAVFTIMAVIATVAVKDSSEFSNWWVDVVSGAFYVFNFVAAADPQAVSGAIGHIWSLTVEEQFYFIWPLVLLFVLRKANRRTDMRLIVGSVLFIALFIFLRSHFQYIVSDADPTHPTFIDQDDPTWQGFLYRFASMRPDMIVYGCLIAFVARAIPRPVPHAVRRFLAVIGPISWVWFAAVLFGANTGLWGFELWGGPAYQVALLLLGPGVLDTYFRPKTFYSRAAKWKPISWLGLRAYGVYLWHVLPLLVFLPAINNANGLEKLVLASLASFFGVLAGLGSFRFIERRFLAMKGRFQGPATPAVPDAAAKVVADADAGLLDLAAQDPDSPSADPPAINEKPGVG, from the coding sequence ATGGCGACGGTTTCGACCACCCGTAACAACCGGTTGATCCGCATTGATGCCCCCGCGCTCGGGCACATCCCCGCCTTTGACGGCCTACGCGGGGTATTCGTGCTGCTCGTGGTCTTCTACCACGCGCAGCTCACGCCGTTCCTGGGCGGCATGCCACTGGTCATCGACTGGTTCTTCGTCTCCAGCGGCTTCCTCATCACGAGCCTGATGCTCGATGAGCGCAACAAGCACGGTGCGGTCAGCCTGCGGAACTTCTACACCAGACGGGTGCTGCGGCTGTTCCCCGCCATGTACGCAATGCTGGCTGTGTTCACGATCATGGCGGTGATCGCAACCGTGGCGGTGAAGGACTCCTCGGAGTTCTCCAACTGGTGGGTCGACGTCGTCTCCGGCGCGTTCTACGTGTTCAACTTCGTGGCGGCCGCCGATCCACAGGCTGTCTCGGGGGCCATCGGGCACATCTGGAGCCTCACAGTGGAGGAGCAGTTCTACTTCATCTGGCCCCTCGTGCTGCTGTTCGTGCTGCGCAAGGCCAACCGTCGCACCGACATGCGCCTGATCGTCGGGTCAGTGCTCTTCATCGCCCTGTTCATCTTCCTGCGCTCCCACTTCCAGTACATCGTGAGCGACGCCGACCCGACGCACCCCACGTTCATCGACCAGGACGATCCGACCTGGCAGGGGTTCCTGTACCGCTTCGCATCCATGCGCCCCGACATGATCGTGTACGGCTGCCTCATCGCTTTCGTAGCCCGGGCCATCCCGAGGCCGGTACCCCACGCCGTCCGTCGCTTCCTCGCCGTGATCGGGCCGATCAGCTGGGTATGGTTCGCGGCGGTGCTCTTCGGAGCCAACACCGGCCTCTGGGGCTTCGAGCTGTGGGGCGGTCCGGCCTACCAGGTGGCCCTGCTGCTGCTCGGTCCCGGAGTGCTCGACACCTACTTCCGCCCTAAGACCTTCTACAGCCGCGCTGCCAAGTGGAAGCCGATCAGCTGGCTGGGCCTGCGCGCCTACGGCGTGTACCTGTGGCACGTGCTGCCGCTGCTGGTGTTCCTGCCTGCGATCAACAACGCGAACGGCCTGGAGAAGCTGGTGCTCGCGTCGCTCGCCTCGTTCTTCGGCGTACTCGCCGGGCTGGGGTCCTTCCGATTCATCGAGCGGCGCTTCCTCGCCATGAAGGGTCGCTTCCAGGGACCCGCGACGCCCGCCGTTCCCGATGCTGCAGCGAAGGTGGTCGCCGACGCCGACGCCGGGTTGTTGGACCTGGCCGCCCAGGATCCCGACAGCCCCTCCGCCGACCCACCTGCGATCAACGAGAAGCCGGGAGTGGGATGA
- a CDS encoding DNA topoisomerase 4 subunit A: MPRQDSLFTDYAREVVDVPVSDELGESFLAYSLSVITSRAIPDVRDGLKPVQRRILHAMASMGLRPDRPHRKSAGVVGETMGKYHPHGDGAIYDALTRMGQGFGRNITLVDPHGNFGSLDDPPAAYRYTECRLSQAAMEMLGEIDEDTVEFRPTFDGERSEPEYLPARLPNLLVNGSMGIAVGMATNMAPHNLREVAAAVKLVMKKRRPKPTVAELMKVLPGPDFPSGGIVVDDGLADAYGTGRGSIRIRARAEVVKLTRARDGIVVTELPYLVGPEKVVSRIQELMRDNKLPHVTDVKNTSDRRTGLRLEIELKPGANASAVLTELYRLTPMEDSFGINNVVLVDGVPTTVGLWELCEHYLQHRLEVVRRRTEFRLEKAERRLHLVAGLLVALDSIDLVVSIIRGSQDSAEARDNLMDQLNLTEVQAVHILDMQLRRLTALARIELEAEAGELRDLIDGYRKILASERRRKTIVIDELEEMAEQFGHDRRSTVVSPDDLKDVTLAEVAEEERASRTEEPCTVALSASGMLGREPVTGPKKATFGRHDVLVQRVATTTHSVISLVTTKARVFAVHVDDLEEVTGRKRGTSVGDLAALDKGEEVLAVVPPPTAEQPAPLLMVSSGGQMKRIDVAELCGTPAGKPAMKLKPGNSVVAVFPAPDGAELVAVASNAQAMRCATDTVPVQGRGAGGVGGMKLASGASVVGAGLASQDAIVLTVTDGQTAKVTDASEIPLKGRNTAGLRVTKFRKEKRVEWAWVGDEAGVLVVVGQQDAPSRPDPSPEPLTIEHTGRDLVSKATKRRMLSIGFGRW; this comes from the coding sequence GTGCCGCGCCAGGACTCGCTGTTCACCGACTACGCCCGAGAGGTCGTCGACGTACCCGTATCCGATGAGCTGGGCGAGTCATTCCTCGCCTACTCCCTGTCGGTCATCACTTCGCGTGCCATCCCCGATGTGCGAGATGGCCTGAAGCCCGTCCAGCGCCGGATCCTGCACGCCATGGCGTCCATGGGCCTGCGCCCGGACCGGCCCCACCGCAAGAGCGCTGGTGTCGTCGGCGAGACGATGGGCAAGTACCACCCCCATGGCGACGGCGCGATCTATGACGCCCTCACCCGCATGGGTCAGGGCTTCGGGCGCAACATCACCCTCGTCGACCCCCACGGGAACTTCGGCAGCCTGGATGACCCGCCCGCCGCGTACCGCTACACGGAGTGCCGGCTCAGCCAGGCCGCCATGGAGATGCTGGGCGAGATCGACGAGGACACCGTCGAGTTCCGCCCCACGTTCGACGGTGAGCGTTCGGAGCCGGAGTACTTGCCGGCGAGGCTGCCCAACCTGCTTGTCAACGGGTCCATGGGCATCGCCGTGGGCATGGCCACCAACATGGCTCCGCACAACCTGCGCGAAGTTGCCGCTGCGGTGAAGCTCGTTATGAAGAAGAGGCGCCCGAAGCCCACGGTTGCGGAGCTGATGAAGGTCCTCCCCGGACCTGACTTCCCTTCGGGGGGCATCGTCGTCGACGACGGGCTGGCCGACGCGTATGGCACCGGTCGCGGGTCGATCCGGATCCGCGCCCGTGCAGAGGTCGTGAAGCTCACCCGAGCGCGCGACGGCATCGTGGTCACCGAGCTGCCCTACCTGGTCGGCCCCGAGAAGGTCGTGTCTCGCATCCAGGAGCTGATGCGCGACAACAAGCTGCCCCACGTCACCGACGTCAAGAACACGTCCGACCGGCGCACCGGCTTGCGCCTCGAGATCGAGCTGAAGCCCGGGGCCAACGCCTCGGCGGTGCTCACCGAGCTGTACCGGCTGACCCCGATGGAGGACTCCTTCGGCATCAACAACGTGGTGCTCGTCGACGGCGTACCCACGACCGTCGGATTGTGGGAGCTGTGTGAGCACTACCTGCAGCACCGGCTCGAGGTGGTCAGGCGTCGCACCGAGTTCCGCCTCGAGAAGGCCGAGCGGAGGCTCCACCTGGTCGCGGGCCTGCTGGTGGCACTCGATTCGATCGACCTGGTCGTCTCGATCATCCGCGGCTCACAGGACTCAGCCGAGGCGCGCGACAACCTCATGGATCAGCTCAACCTCACCGAGGTGCAGGCGGTGCACATCCTCGACATGCAACTGAGGCGCCTCACGGCACTCGCCCGCATCGAGCTCGAGGCCGAGGCCGGGGAGTTGCGCGACCTGATCGACGGCTACCGCAAGATCCTCGCCTCGGAACGCCGCCGCAAGACGATCGTGATCGACGAGCTGGAGGAGATGGCAGAGCAGTTCGGCCACGACCGCCGAAGCACGGTGGTCTCACCCGACGACCTCAAGGACGTGACCCTGGCCGAGGTGGCCGAGGAGGAGCGTGCGAGCCGCACCGAGGAACCATGCACGGTTGCGCTGTCCGCGAGCGGCATGCTCGGACGCGAGCCCGTCACCGGACCGAAGAAGGCCACGTTCGGGCGCCACGACGTGCTGGTGCAGCGGGTCGCGACCACCACACACTCCGTCATCAGTCTGGTGACCACCAAGGCGCGGGTGTTCGCCGTGCATGTCGACGACCTCGAAGAGGTCACCGGCCGCAAGCGGGGCACATCCGTGGGCGACCTGGCCGCGCTCGACAAGGGAGAGGAGGTGCTGGCGGTGGTTCCCCCACCCACCGCGGAGCAGCCGGCGCCACTGCTGATGGTGTCTTCGGGGGGCCAGATGAAGCGCATCGACGTCGCGGAGCTGTGCGGCACACCGGCCGGCAAACCGGCCATGAAGCTGAAGCCCGGCAACAGCGTGGTGGCGGTGTTCCCGGCACCGGACGGCGCCGAGCTCGTGGCCGTGGCATCGAATGCGCAGGCGATGCGCTGTGCCACCGATACGGTCCCGGTGCAGGGGCGCGGGGCCGGCGGAGTGGGCGGCATGAAGCTGGCCTCCGGCGCATCGGTGGTCGGGGCGGGGCTCGCCTCGCAGGACGCAATCGTGCTCACGGTCACCGACGGCCAGACCGCGAAGGTCACCGATGCCTCGGAGATCCCGCTGAAGGGGCGCAACACAGCCGGGTTGCGCGTCACGAAGTTCCGCAAGGAGAAGCGCGTCGAGTGGGCGTGGGTAGGAGACGAAGCAGGCGTGTTGGTGGTTGTCGGCCAGCAGGACGCGCCGTCGCGGCCGGATCCCTCGCCCGAGCCGCTCACGATCGAGCACACCGGTCGTGACCTGGTCTCCAAGGCCACGAAGCGCAGGATGCTCTCGATCGGGTTTGGTCGCTGGTGA